In Anseongella ginsenosidimutans, one genomic interval encodes:
- a CDS encoding DUF5686 and carboxypeptidase regulatory-like domain-containing protein yields the protein MIINGFKVLLFLAGICMTVLTEAQTQAQTYSVAGTVSDSLGEPVPFASVFVSGSSRGVTANENGFYMLRLGKGDWKLLFKSIGYRQETRPLSLSSDTVLDVRLSQERLRLETVAVTASREDPAYAIIRKAIARRQTHLRQEQNYAADVYIKGLQRMEDAPEKFLGMDVRNALELDSNNQGIVYLSESQSELFVKDPDTYKEIVYSSKVAGDNSGFSFNEASEMLFSFYQNLLLRDLNNRGFVSPVADNALFYYRYRLEGTFEESGYLVNKIAVIPRRRHDPVFRGHIYIMENNWRIHSLDLTLTRDAQLNFVDSLNIKQTFRETGDSLWMPATKRLRYGIKLLKFHLTGYFLGVFDNYRMPVEFEEGFFNNEVVRIEKGANEKDSAYWAADRPVPLTGEEREGYHEKDSIARLKETEAYLDSLDAKNNRFKIGKFIFPGYVYNDRFHKQSHHISPLLLGLQFNTVEGAALEMAYRYRKELEDGRSWSVSPRLRYGFSNHHFNPSAEAEYHYSPLHQASVGLRGGSEVADFNAHSPVNALVNSIFTLAAGRNLKKIYERRFLELFAGREVWNGLTLHTEIGYARRLPLVNTNYYSFRKEEDRRFEANDPLKEEGNAPAFAAHNALSWKVQADIVFGQQYKTLPDERWRLGSPWPRLRLSYTKGIPLAGSEVDYDVLSLSVYDRRVNLGLYGQSAFSLGGGGFLNNRSLYYMDAHQFSGNTDIYAGLNFDRFYLLGNYSAFSTDYFLEGHFEHNLEGFLLNKVPLLRQLKLRETVGVNYLYTENLQHYWELFLGVQKIGLKAGWAFSWGPDGKMSNGLRIGLGL from the coding sequence ATGATAATCAACGGTTTTAAGGTATTGCTATTCCTGGCCGGCATATGCATGACGGTCTTAACAGAAGCGCAAACCCAGGCTCAGACGTACTCCGTTGCGGGAACTGTCAGCGATTCGCTGGGGGAACCTGTTCCTTTCGCCAGTGTATTCGTTTCGGGAAGCAGCCGGGGAGTGACGGCGAACGAGAACGGCTTTTATATGCTCCGGCTCGGGAAGGGTGACTGGAAACTCCTGTTCAAAAGCATCGGCTACCGGCAGGAAACCCGGCCTTTAAGCCTTTCTTCCGATACCGTTCTGGATGTAAGGCTTTCCCAGGAGCGGCTCCGCCTGGAAACGGTTGCAGTGACTGCCAGCCGGGAGGACCCTGCATACGCCATTATCAGGAAAGCCATAGCGCGAAGGCAGACTCATCTCAGGCAGGAGCAAAACTATGCCGCGGACGTATATATAAAAGGGTTGCAGCGAATGGAAGACGCCCCGGAAAAGTTCCTGGGGATGGACGTTCGCAACGCCCTTGAGCTGGATTCCAATAACCAGGGCATCGTTTACCTTTCCGAATCGCAGTCTGAATTATTTGTAAAGGACCCGGATACATATAAGGAGATCGTTTATTCTTCTAAAGTTGCGGGAGATAACAGCGGGTTCAGCTTTAACGAAGCCTCGGAAATGCTGTTCAGCTTTTACCAGAACTTGTTGCTCAGGGACCTGAATAACCGGGGCTTTGTTTCGCCCGTTGCGGACAATGCCTTGTTCTATTACCGCTACCGCCTGGAGGGGACGTTTGAAGAAAGCGGCTATCTGGTCAACAAGATCGCTGTTATTCCACGCCGCCGGCATGATCCTGTATTCAGGGGGCATATTTATATTATGGAGAATAACTGGCGTATTCATAGCCTGGACCTGACCCTTACCAGGGATGCGCAATTGAATTTCGTGGATTCTCTGAATATAAAGCAGACTTTCCGTGAAACCGGGGATTCGCTGTGGATGCCGGCCACCAAAAGGCTGCGTTACGGGATAAAACTGCTTAAATTCCATCTTACCGGCTATTTCCTTGGCGTCTTCGATAATTACCGGATGCCGGTTGAATTTGAAGAAGGCTTTTTTAACAATGAAGTGGTACGCATCGAAAAAGGGGCGAATGAAAAGGATTCCGCTTACTGGGCAGCGGACCGGCCGGTTCCCCTGACGGGTGAAGAACGGGAGGGCTATCATGAAAAGGACAGCATTGCCCGGCTGAAAGAGACCGAAGCCTACCTGGATTCGCTGGATGCAAAGAACAATCGCTTTAAGATCGGGAAGTTTATTTTTCCCGGCTATGTCTATAATGATCGTTTCCATAAGCAAAGCCATCATATTTCACCCTTGCTGCTGGGCCTGCAATTCAATACGGTGGAAGGGGCCGCGCTGGAGATGGCTTACCGGTACCGGAAAGAGCTGGAGGACGGGCGCTCCTGGTCGGTTTCCCCCAGGTTGCGATATGGGTTCTCCAACCACCATTTTAACCCTTCGGCAGAAGCGGAATACCATTATTCTCCGCTTCACCAGGCGAGCGTGGGATTGCGGGGCGGTTCCGAAGTGGCGGACTTTAATGCGCATTCGCCGGTAAACGCGCTTGTCAACAGCATATTTACCCTGGCTGCGGGGAGGAACCTGAAAAAGATTTATGAAAGGCGTTTCCTTGAGCTATTCGCCGGAAGGGAAGTATGGAACGGCCTCACGCTGCATACTGAAATAGGCTATGCCCGCCGGCTACCGCTGGTAAATACAAATTACTATTCCTTCCGGAAGGAAGAAGACCGTCGTTTCGAGGCAAATGACCCGCTGAAGGAGGAAGGGAATGCGCCGGCCTTTGCCGCTCATAATGCATTGAGCTGGAAGGTGCAGGCCGATATTGTCTTCGGGCAGCAGTACAAGACCCTCCCTGACGAGCGCTGGCGGCTGGGATCGCCCTGGCCGCGGCTGCGCCTTTCTTACACGAAGGGGATTCCCCTGGCGGGCTCGGAGGTAGATTATGATGTGCTGTCCCTGAGCGTATATGACCGGCGGGTGAACCTGGGCCTTTACGGGCAGTCAGCCTTCAGCCTCGGTGGGGGAGGGTTCCTGAACAATCGTTCCTTGTATTACATGGATGCGCACCAGTTCTCCGGGAATACCGATATTTATGCAGGATTGAACTTTGACCGTTTTTACCTGCTGGGCAACTACAGCGCCTTTTCCACCGATTATTTCCTGGAAGGGCATTTTGAACATAACCTGGAAGGCTTCCTTCTGAATAAAGTTCCCCTGCTGAGGCAGCTGAAGCTGCGGGAGACAGTAGGCGTCAATTACCTGTACACCGAAAACCTGCAGCATTACTGGGAGCTATTCCTGGGCGTGCAGAAAATAGGGCTGAAGGCGGGCTGGGCTTTTTCATGGGGTCCGGACGGGAAAATGAGTAACGGCCTCCGGATTGGCCTGGGGCTATAA
- the kbl gene encoding glycine C-acetyltransferase, whose protein sequence is MYETLQPVLKKELAAIEEAGLYKQERIIISPQGADIRVKDGGEVINFCANNYLGLSSHPQVLEAAKKSIDERGYGMSSVRFICGTQDIHKELEQKIAAYLGTEDTILYAAAFDANGGVFEPLFNEEDAIISDELNHASIIDGVRLCKAERHRYKNVNMEDLEEKLKATQHKRHRIIVTDGAFSMDGTIAPLNKICELADKYKALVMSDESHCTGFLGKTGRGSHEYNDVMGRIDIITGTLGKALGGASGGFTSGRKEIIDMLRQRSRPYLFSNTLAPGITGASIAVFDMLNETTGLRDKLERNTLYFREKMMQAGFDIKPGVHPIVPIMLYDAPLSQQFASRLLEEGIYVIGFYYPVVAKGQARIRVQLSAAHEQHHLDKAIAAFTKIGKELGTLQGS, encoded by the coding sequence ATGTACGAAACCCTTCAACCTGTATTGAAAAAAGAACTGGCTGCCATTGAAGAAGCAGGCCTGTATAAACAAGAACGCATCATCATTTCTCCGCAGGGAGCGGATATCCGCGTAAAGGACGGCGGCGAAGTGATTAACTTCTGCGCGAACAATTACCTTGGGCTGTCTTCGCATCCGCAGGTGCTGGAAGCGGCAAAAAAATCCATTGACGAACGGGGCTATGGCATGTCCAGCGTCCGCTTTATCTGCGGGACCCAGGATATCCATAAAGAACTGGAACAGAAGATCGCCGCGTACCTGGGCACGGAGGACACTATATTGTATGCAGCCGCCTTCGATGCCAACGGCGGGGTCTTCGAACCCTTGTTCAATGAAGAAGACGCGATTATTTCCGACGAACTGAACCATGCCTCTATTATAGACGGGGTTCGGCTGTGCAAGGCCGAACGTCACCGTTATAAAAACGTGAACATGGAGGATCTCGAGGAAAAGCTGAAGGCAACCCAGCATAAACGTCACCGCATTATCGTTACCGACGGCGCCTTTTCCATGGACGGCACCATTGCCCCGCTGAATAAGATCTGCGAGCTGGCAGATAAATACAAAGCCCTCGTCATGAGCGATGAAAGCCATTGTACCGGTTTCCTGGGTAAAACGGGAAGGGGTTCGCATGAATACAATGACGTAATGGGCCGTATAGACATTATTACCGGCACGCTGGGGAAAGCGCTCGGCGGCGCCTCCGGCGGGTTTACCAGCGGCCGAAAAGAGATCATTGATATGCTGCGCCAACGCTCAAGGCCTTACCTGTTCTCGAACACACTGGCCCCGGGCATTACCGGAGCATCCATTGCCGTATTCGATATGCTGAACGAAACCACCGGGCTGCGCGACAAGCTGGAGCGGAACACCCTGTATTTCCGCGAAAAAATGATGCAGGCCGGCTTCGACATCAAGCCCGGCGTCCATCCCATCGTGCCTATTATGCTGTATGACGCTCCCTTGTCACAGCAATTTGCTTCGCGCCTGCTGGAAGAAGGAATTTACGTGATCGGCTTTTACTACCCGGTAGTAGCCAAAGGGCAGGCCCGTATCCGCGTACAGCTTTCAGCCGCCCACGAACAACATCACCTGGACAAGGCCATAGCGGCGTTTACTAAAATAGGCAAAGAACTGGGCACGCTCCAGGGATCCTGA
- a CDS encoding copper resistance protein NlpE N-terminal domain-containing protein, with protein sequence MILNSRYLIRTRAARMLAFAALCGASQLLNACGPAGQKSAGHEMVFEDTIPCADCPGIIMQVSFDTADHTYKRTMTYLEATEDGKDATFTTSGSYIIEKGYKENKNALLYVLQAPPSGGEQVFLAAGDSAITALDGNREIIQSGLNFTLRKKE encoded by the coding sequence ATGATACTCAATAGCCGATACCTGATACGAACCAGGGCAGCCCGGATGCTGGCCTTCGCCGCACTATGCGGCGCAAGTCAATTACTGAACGCCTGCGGGCCGGCCGGCCAGAAAAGCGCCGGCCACGAAATGGTTTTTGAAGACACCATCCCCTGCGCAGACTGCCCGGGAATTATTATGCAAGTGAGTTTTGATACGGCCGATCATACCTACAAACGGACCATGACCTACCTGGAAGCCACGGAAGACGGAAAAGACGCTACGTTTACCACGTCAGGATCTTATATTATCGAAAAAGGTTATAAAGAGAATAAGAACGCCCTTTTGTATGTGCTGCAAGCGCCTCCCTCCGGAGGAGAACAGGTATTTCTGGCAGCGGGGGACAGCGCTATTACCGCACTGGACGGCAACCGGGAAATAATCCAGTCCGGCCTGAACTTCACTTTGCGAAAAAAGGAATAG
- the dnaA gene encoding chromosomal replication initiator protein DnaA: protein MEKTCHGVWENCLRIIKDNVPAQSFKTWFEPIKAIKLENKILTIQVPSLFFYEWLEEHYVSLLRRTIKHHLGVEGRLEYNIIMEKAEEKKPYTINIPTSSNGELRNQSVPMPVNINASIQNPFVIPGLKKVNIDPQLNPKYSFDNFIEGDCNRLARSAGFAVAAKPGGTSFNPLFLYGQTGLGKSHLVQAVGSSVKTNYPDKMVLYVQAEKFVQQYIDSVKNSTINDFVNFYQLIDVLLIDDIQFFSGKEKTQEVFFSIFNHLHTSGKQIVMTSDKPPKDLIGVQERLLSRFKWGLSADLQSPDLETRIAILQTKMKADGIILPDEVIEYVAHNIDSNVRDLEGALISLLAQSTLNRKEVDLPLAKQMLKNFIKHSNKEISIEYIQKLVCEYFEIPVDAVKSKSRKREIVQARQISMYLAKSHTKASLKSIGQFFGGRDHSTVIYACQTVDDLIDTDKKFKSWVQDIQKKLKMT from the coding sequence ATGGAGAAGACTTGTCATGGGGTATGGGAAAATTGTCTGCGGATCATCAAGGACAACGTTCCGGCGCAAAGCTTCAAAACATGGTTTGAGCCCATTAAAGCGATTAAGCTGGAAAACAAAATTTTGACCATACAAGTGCCGAGTTTGTTTTTTTACGAATGGCTTGAAGAGCATTATGTGTCGCTGCTGAGACGGACCATCAAACATCATCTGGGTGTGGAAGGCCGGCTTGAGTATAATATTATCATGGAAAAGGCAGAAGAGAAAAAGCCTTATACCATTAATATCCCCACAAGCAGCAACGGGGAGCTAAGAAACCAGTCAGTACCAATGCCGGTCAATATCAATGCTTCCATTCAGAACCCTTTCGTTATCCCGGGCCTGAAGAAAGTGAATATCGACCCTCAGTTGAATCCCAAATACTCCTTTGATAATTTTATTGAGGGCGATTGTAACCGCCTGGCGCGTTCGGCTGGTTTTGCCGTGGCCGCCAAGCCGGGAGGGACTTCATTCAACCCGCTCTTTCTCTATGGTCAGACCGGCCTCGGGAAATCACATCTGGTCCAGGCTGTCGGTTCTTCGGTTAAAACCAACTATCCGGATAAAATGGTGCTGTATGTGCAGGCGGAGAAGTTCGTTCAGCAATATATCGATTCGGTAAAGAACAGCACGATTAACGACTTTGTGAATTTTTACCAGCTGATAGATGTCCTGCTGATTGACGATATCCAGTTCTTTTCCGGTAAGGAAAAAACACAGGAGGTATTTTTCAGCATTTTCAATCACCTGCATACCAGCGGAAAGCAGATCGTAATGACTTCGGACAAGCCGCCCAAGGACCTGATCGGGGTACAGGAACGCCTCCTTTCCCGCTTCAAATGGGGCCTTTCCGCCGACCTGCAGTCGCCTGACCTGGAAACGCGCATCGCCATCCTGCAGACGAAAATGAAAGCCGACGGCATTATTCTTCCCGATGAAGTGATCGAATACGTCGCGCATAATATAGATTCGAACGTGCGCGATTTGGAAGGCGCCCTGATCTCCCTGCTGGCCCAGTCAACGCTGAACAGGAAGGAAGTAGACCTTCCCCTGGCAAAGCAGATGCTGAAGAACTTCATTAAACATTCGAATAAAGAAATTTCCATCGAATATATTCAGAAGCTGGTATGCGAATATTTTGAAATACCGGTGGATGCCGTGAAGTCTAAATCCAGGAAAAGAGAGATCGTCCAGGCCCGCCAGATTTCCATGTACCTGGCAAAAAGTCATACAAAAGCTTCCCTTAAGTCCATCGGCCAGTTCTTTGGCGGCCGTGACCATTCCACCGTTATTTATGCCTGTCAAACGGTAGACGACCTGATCGACACCGACAAAAAATTCAAAAGCTGGGTGCAGGACATCCAGAAGAAATTGAAGATGACCTGA
- a CDS encoding acyl-CoA mutase large subunit family protein: protein MAKKVLTTSGIEIKDVYTSCRPMEELPGVFPYTRGIRPDMYRGKHWTMRQYAGFSTAEASNKRYHYLLKQGITGLSVAFDLPTQIGYDSDHPLAEGEVGKVGVAIDSLEDMEVLFNGIELQKISTSMTINATASVLLAMYIALARKQGADPARLSGTIQNDILKEYAARGTYIYPPKPSMRLITDIFEYCSRELPRWNTISISGYHIREAGSTAAQELAFTLANGKAYLEAAIEKGLDINVFGRQLSFFFNCHNNFFEEIAKFRAARRMWARITSGMGATDVKAQQLRFHAQTAGSALTAQQPRNNISRVTLQALAAVLGGTQSLHTNGYDEALSLPTEEAARIALRTQQIIAYESGAADTVDPLAGSYFIESLTDELEQAAWSYIRKIDELGGAVKATETGYIQQQIGEAAYRYQKTLEEGEQVIVGVNRFVMEEGPLPASFQVDDSIRQVQAEKLQRLKAGRDGQVAAQSLENLRLAAAGTENLMPFILQCVETSCTLGEIAGELRSVFGEYGS, encoded by the coding sequence ATGGCAAAAAAGGTGCTGACAACATCGGGAATTGAAATAAAAGACGTGTATACTTCCTGCCGGCCCATGGAAGAACTGCCGGGCGTTTTTCCCTATACCAGGGGCATCCGGCCGGATATGTACCGCGGGAAACATTGGACCATGCGCCAGTATGCAGGCTTCTCAACGGCCGAAGCCTCTAATAAACGCTACCATTACCTGCTTAAACAAGGTATAACCGGCCTTTCCGTCGCCTTCGACCTGCCTACCCAGATTGGCTATGATTCCGATCATCCGCTCGCTGAAGGCGAAGTGGGAAAAGTGGGTGTAGCCATTGATTCGCTGGAAGATATGGAAGTCTTATTCAATGGTATTGAATTGCAGAAGATCAGTACTTCCATGACCATTAATGCGACGGCGTCCGTTTTGCTGGCTATGTATATTGCCTTGGCCAGGAAGCAAGGGGCCGATCCGGCCAGGCTTTCGGGAACCATTCAGAATGATATTCTCAAAGAATATGCCGCCAGGGGCACATATATTTATCCTCCGAAGCCGTCTATGCGCCTTATTACCGATATTTTCGAGTATTGCAGCCGCGAACTGCCCCGCTGGAATACCATTTCCATTTCGGGTTATCATATACGCGAAGCCGGGTCAACGGCTGCCCAGGAACTGGCGTTCACGCTCGCAAACGGAAAGGCTTACCTGGAGGCCGCGATAGAAAAAGGTTTGGATATTAACGTGTTCGGCCGGCAGCTTTCTTTCTTTTTCAACTGCCATAATAACTTTTTTGAAGAGATCGCGAAGTTCAGGGCTGCCCGGAGGATGTGGGCCCGGATCACCAGCGGCATGGGCGCTACCGATGTAAAAGCGCAGCAACTGCGGTTCCATGCGCAAACCGCCGGCTCGGCGCTCACGGCGCAGCAGCCCCGGAATAATATTTCCCGCGTAACCTTGCAGGCTCTCGCGGCCGTATTGGGCGGCACTCAATCCTTGCATACCAACGGCTATGATGAGGCACTTTCCCTTCCCACGGAAGAAGCCGCCAGGATTGCGCTCAGAACCCAGCAGATCATTGCTTATGAAAGCGGGGCGGCGGATACGGTGGACCCCCTGGCGGGCTCGTATTTTATAGAATCCCTGACCGACGAGCTGGAACAGGCCGCCTGGAGTTACATACGTAAAATAGATGAGCTTGGCGGCGCCGTAAAGGCCACAGAAACGGGCTATATTCAACAACAGATAGGCGAAGCGGCCTACCGCTACCAGAAGACGCTGGAAGAAGGAGAGCAAGTGATTGTCGGCGTAAACCGTTTTGTCATGGAGGAAGGCCCTTTACCCGCCTCTTTCCAGGTAGACGATTCGATCAGGCAGGTTCAGGCGGAGAAGCTGCAGCGGCTAAAGGCAGGCAGGGACGGGCAGGTGGCCGCGCAATCCCTGGAGAACCTCCGGCTGGCCGCCGCCGGAACGGAAAATTTAATGCCTTTTATTCTTCAGTGTGTGGAGACTTCCTGTACGCTCGGAGAAATCGCCGGCGAGCTGAGAAGTGTTTTTGGAGAGTACGGGAGCTGA
- a CDS encoding HesB/IscA family protein: MATTTIPIGFTPGALKELKSLMVEKELGAGHGLRVGVEGGGCSGMNYILGFDEKKEGDEEFDVEGIRVFLNKAHALYLAGMEIDFRNGLDNRGFTFSNPNASSTCGCGSSFSV, from the coding sequence ATGGCAACGACAACGATACCAATAGGCTTTACCCCGGGCGCCCTGAAAGAGCTCAAAAGCTTAATGGTGGAAAAAGAATTGGGGGCCGGCCACGGTCTCCGCGTGGGAGTGGAAGGCGGCGGCTGTTCCGGGATGAATTATATACTTGGTTTTGACGAAAAGAAAGAAGGCGACGAGGAGTTTGACGTGGAAGGCATTCGCGTTTTCCTGAATAAAGCTCATGCCCTTTACCTTGCCGGAATGGAGATCGATTTCCGGAATGGGCTCGATAACCGGGGATTCACTTTTTCCAATCCAAATGCCAGCAGCACCTGCGGCTGCGGAAGTTCCTTTTCGGTTTAA
- a CDS encoding Gfo/Idh/MocA family protein: MERRKFIRSGAGLAAGFFIVPPHVLGGKGKIPPSDKLDIAAIGTGGKGMVNLNNSWNNGSDNIVALCDVDDRMSAEARKKWPRARYFRDYREMLDRRHRKFDAVIVSTPDHMHAVQAMAVLEHGKHLYCEKPLTHDIREARKLTEAAAKFKVVTQMGNQGSSGDSTRKIEAWIQSGLIGEVRRVHIWTNRPVWPQGISLPEGGPPVPAELSWDLWLGTAKQRAYHPAYLPATWRGWVDFGTGALGDMGCHFIDVPYRALKLAYPVAVECSIGAVWNGFFEEAYYPESYPPSSKIHLQFPARGNLPEVELIWYDGGILPKRPKELKPDEQMGEWDGGIIFEGSKAKLMAGLFGRNPTLLPTALMQEASLPAPQRPLVDGAEEGHQQQWVRACKEGYGAYTSSSFDAAGPLTETVLMGNLAILSYMYREKEGNQYVYPGRKQLLWDGEAMRITNFEPANRLTGREYRQF, encoded by the coding sequence ATGGAACGGAGAAAGTTCATTCGCAGCGGGGCCGGCCTGGCAGCAGGATTCTTTATTGTTCCCCCGCATGTACTGGGCGGTAAAGGAAAGATCCCTCCCAGCGATAAACTGGATATTGCCGCTATCGGTACCGGCGGAAAGGGCATGGTAAACCTTAACAATTCCTGGAATAACGGCTCCGACAACATCGTAGCGCTTTGTGATGTGGACGACAGGATGTCGGCGGAAGCGCGCAAAAAATGGCCCAGGGCCAGGTATTTCAGGGACTACCGGGAAATGCTTGACAGAAGGCACCGGAAATTCGACGCGGTCATCGTCAGTACGCCGGATCATATGCATGCCGTACAGGCGATGGCGGTTTTGGAGCATGGAAAACATTTATATTGCGAAAAGCCCCTGACTCATGACATCCGGGAAGCAAGGAAACTGACCGAAGCCGCCGCAAAGTTCAAAGTGGTAACACAAATGGGGAACCAGGGCAGCAGCGGCGACAGCACCCGTAAAATTGAAGCCTGGATACAGTCCGGCCTTATTGGAGAAGTCCGAAGGGTGCATATCTGGACCAACCGGCCTGTATGGCCCCAGGGTATTTCGCTACCGGAAGGCGGTCCGCCGGTCCCTGCCGAATTGAGCTGGGATCTCTGGCTGGGTACGGCGAAGCAGCGTGCCTATCACCCTGCCTATTTGCCGGCAACATGGCGGGGTTGGGTTGATTTTGGAACCGGCGCTTTGGGCGATATGGGCTGTCATTTCATAGATGTGCCTTACCGGGCGCTGAAACTTGCTTACCCGGTAGCGGTAGAGTGCAGTATAGGCGCTGTCTGGAATGGCTTTTTCGAGGAAGCGTATTATCCTGAAAGTTACCCGCCTTCTTCCAAGATCCACCTTCAATTTCCTGCCAGGGGAAATTTGCCCGAAGTGGAACTCATCTGGTATGACGGCGGGATACTGCCCAAACGCCCCAAAGAGCTGAAGCCGGACGAACAAATGGGAGAATGGGACGGCGGGATTATTTTTGAAGGCAGCAAGGCGAAATTAATGGCGGGCTTGTTCGGTCGTAATCCCACACTGCTTCCTACTGCTTTAATGCAGGAGGCCAGCCTGCCCGCTCCGCAGCGCCCCCTGGTGGATGGGGCCGAGGAAGGCCATCAGCAGCAATGGGTTCGAGCCTGCAAGGAGGGCTATGGCGCTTATACCAGCAGCAGTTTTGATGCGGCAGGTCCGCTGACGGAAACCGTATTGATGGGAAACCTTGCCATTCTCAGCTATATGTACCGGGAAAAGGAGGGAAATCAATACGTATATCCGGGACGCAAGCAATTACTATGGGACGGGGAAGCTATGCGGATTACGAACTTCGAGCCTGCAAACAGGTTAACCGGGAGGGAATACAGGCAGTTTTAG
- a CDS encoding ABC transporter permease has translation MVYSEDIKVGIQSIGANRLRSILTALIIAIGITALVGILTVIDGVKKNINENFAAMGANSFTIRNRGFNLRIGEGGNRPKPYPPIRYEEAMDFKQRYTFSEVVSVSDNISGSSTIKYEGAQTDPNVRVIGGDEDWAIASGYEIALGRNFSANELNYANSVTIIGNDIKERVFGNEDPINKVITVGSNRFKVIGVFKDKGDAIIGPGDRFCLIPISKAKQLEASENTSYTITVMAGNPQTVEGTIGEAKGLLRSIRKLNTRETDNFEITKSDAFATSLIENLKYINIATTAIGGITLFGAAIALMNIMLVSVTERTREIGVRKSIGATSAVIRRQFLIEAIIICILGGVGGVIFGLGVGNGLSVLIGGTFVIPWWPIVMGILLCVAVGIVSGLYPAVKASKLDPVDALRYE, from the coding sequence ATGGTTTATTCGGAAGACATTAAAGTTGGCATACAATCAATTGGTGCAAACAGGCTGCGCAGCATTCTAACCGCATTGATCATCGCTATTGGTATAACCGCCCTGGTAGGGATCCTTACCGTAATAGACGGGGTGAAGAAAAATATCAATGAGAACTTTGCCGCCATGGGCGCCAATTCCTTCACCATCCGCAACCGGGGCTTTAATCTACGCATCGGCGAAGGAGGAAACCGGCCCAAGCCTTATCCCCCCATCCGTTACGAAGAAGCCATGGACTTCAAGCAGCGTTACACTTTTTCAGAAGTTGTGTCAGTTTCAGATAATATCAGCGGAAGTTCAACCATAAAGTATGAAGGCGCCCAAACGGATCCGAACGTAAGAGTGATAGGAGGCGACGAAGACTGGGCCATCGCCTCCGGCTATGAAATTGCGCTTGGCAGGAATTTCTCCGCCAATGAACTCAATTACGCCAACAGCGTCACTATTATCGGCAACGATATTAAAGAAAGGGTCTTCGGAAACGAGGATCCGATTAACAAAGTGATCACCGTAGGCAGCAACCGTTTCAAGGTGATTGGCGTATTCAAGGATAAAGGAGATGCCATTATCGGACCAGGAGACCGTTTTTGCTTAATTCCAATTTCAAAGGCCAAACAGTTGGAAGCGAGCGAAAATACCAGCTATACGATTACGGTCATGGCAGGCAATCCGCAAACCGTCGAAGGAACCATTGGTGAAGCCAAAGGATTGCTGCGGAGCATCAGGAAATTAAATACGCGTGAAACGGATAATTTTGAGATAACCAAAAGCGACGCGTTTGCCACGTCGCTTATCGAGAACTTGAAGTACATTAATATCGCGACCACCGCTATTGGTGGAATCACCCTCTTTGGGGCGGCTATTGCGCTGATGAACATCATGCTGGTATCGGTTACCGAACGTACCCGGGAAATAGGGGTCCGGAAATCCATCGGCGCCACTTCGGCGGTCATCCGGCGGCAGTTCCTGATAGAAGCGATCATTATTTGTATCCTTGGCGGCGTAGGAGGCGTTATTTTTGGCCTCGGCGTCGGCAACGGGCTTTCCGTCCTCATTGGCGGCACCTTTGTAATACCCTGGTGGCCCATTGTCATGGGAATCCTGCTTTGCGTTGCGGTGGGAATTGTCTCCGGTCTTTACCCGGCCGTCAAAGCTTCCAAGCTGGACCCGGTGGACGCGCTTCGGTACGAGTAA